One genomic segment of Suricata suricatta isolate VVHF042 chromosome 16, meerkat_22Aug2017_6uvM2_HiC, whole genome shotgun sequence includes these proteins:
- the C5AR2 gene encoding C5a anaphylatoxin chemotactic receptor 2 isoform X1, whose amino-acid sequence MLPGSHRLPDAQRDPRPPGPGCEPGWWHLVNMRTLLQETVSGAWMENASLSYEYGDYSGTPDLPVDCVDGTCVSTDPLRTAPVLLYWVVFLAGVPGNALVAWVAWKEARRTVGATWYLHLAAADLVCCLSLPVLAVPLARGGSWPFGALGCRALPSAILLSMYASVLLLAALSVDLCLLALRPSGGAAGRARRVQAACGAAWAVALLLTAPSAVYRRLHREHFPPRLECVLDYGGSAAVENTVTATRFIFGFLGPLAVVATCHGALLCRAARHRWPLGTAVVVGFFVCWAPYHSLGLVLAAAAPHSTLLARALRAEPLIAGVALAHSCLNPMLFLYFGRTQLRRSLPAACHWALRESQSKDASVVSKKSTSHDLVSEMEV is encoded by the coding sequence gTGTCAGGGGCCTGGATGGAGAACGCGTCTCTCAGCTACGAGTATGGGGATTACTCGGGGACCCCCGACCTCCCTGTGGACTGTGTGGACGGCACCTGCGTCTCCACCGACCCACTGCGCACGGCCCCGGTGCTGCTCTACTGGGTGGTCTTCCTGGCGGGCGTGCCTGGCAATGCCCTGGTGGCCTGGGTGGCCTGGAAAGAGGCCCGGCGCACGGTGGGCGCCACCTGGTACCTCCACCTGGCCGCGGCGGATCTGGTCTGCTGTTTGTCGCTCCCAGTGCTGGCGGTGCCCCTCGCCCGTGGGGGCAGCTGGCCCTTCGGGGCGCTGGGCTGTCGGGCCCTGCCGTCGGCCATCCTGCTGTCCATGTACGCCAGCGTGCTTCTCCTGGCCGCGCTCAGTGTGGACCTCTGCCTGCTGGCGCTCAGGCCCAGcgggggggcggcggggcgggcgcGCAGGGTGCAGGCAGCCTGCGGGGCCGCCTGGGCCGTGGCCCTGCTGCTCACCGCGCCCTCGGCCGTCTATCGCCGGCTGCACCGGGAGCACTTTCCTCCCCGGCTGGAGTGCGTGCTGGACTACGGTGGCTCCGCCGCAGTTGAGAACACGGTGACCGCCACCCGCTTTATTTTTGGCTTCCTGGGCCCCCTGGCGGTGGTGGCCACCTGCCACGGTGCCCTTCTGTGCCGTGCGGCCCGACACCGCTGGCCGCTGGGCACGGCTGTAGTGGTGGGCTTTTTTGTGTGCTGGGCCCCCTACCACTCGCTGGGGCTGGTCCTCGCCGCGGCGGCCCCACACTCCACACTCCTGGCGCGCGCCCTGCGGGCTGAGCCCCTGATCGCCGGCGTCGCTCTGGCTCACAGCTGCCTCAACCCCATGCTTTTCCTGTATTTCGGAAGGACTCAACTGCGCAGGTCACTGCCGGCCGCGTGTCACTGGGCCCTGAGAGAGTCGCAGAGCAAGGATGCAAGTGTGGTCAGCAAGAAATCCACCAGCCACGACCTAGTCTCCGAGATGGAGGTGTAG
- the C5AR2 gene encoding C5a anaphylatoxin chemotactic receptor 2 isoform X2 produces MENASLSYEYGDYSGTPDLPVDCVDGTCVSTDPLRTAPVLLYWVVFLAGVPGNALVAWVAWKEARRTVGATWYLHLAAADLVCCLSLPVLAVPLARGGSWPFGALGCRALPSAILLSMYASVLLLAALSVDLCLLALRPSGGAAGRARRVQAACGAAWAVALLLTAPSAVYRRLHREHFPPRLECVLDYGGSAAVENTVTATRFIFGFLGPLAVVATCHGALLCRAARHRWPLGTAVVVGFFVCWAPYHSLGLVLAAAAPHSTLLARALRAEPLIAGVALAHSCLNPMLFLYFGRTQLRRSLPAACHWALRESQSKDASVVSKKSTSHDLVSEMEV; encoded by the coding sequence ATGGAGAACGCGTCTCTCAGCTACGAGTATGGGGATTACTCGGGGACCCCCGACCTCCCTGTGGACTGTGTGGACGGCACCTGCGTCTCCACCGACCCACTGCGCACGGCCCCGGTGCTGCTCTACTGGGTGGTCTTCCTGGCGGGCGTGCCTGGCAATGCCCTGGTGGCCTGGGTGGCCTGGAAAGAGGCCCGGCGCACGGTGGGCGCCACCTGGTACCTCCACCTGGCCGCGGCGGATCTGGTCTGCTGTTTGTCGCTCCCAGTGCTGGCGGTGCCCCTCGCCCGTGGGGGCAGCTGGCCCTTCGGGGCGCTGGGCTGTCGGGCCCTGCCGTCGGCCATCCTGCTGTCCATGTACGCCAGCGTGCTTCTCCTGGCCGCGCTCAGTGTGGACCTCTGCCTGCTGGCGCTCAGGCCCAGcgggggggcggcggggcgggcgcGCAGGGTGCAGGCAGCCTGCGGGGCCGCCTGGGCCGTGGCCCTGCTGCTCACCGCGCCCTCGGCCGTCTATCGCCGGCTGCACCGGGAGCACTTTCCTCCCCGGCTGGAGTGCGTGCTGGACTACGGTGGCTCCGCCGCAGTTGAGAACACGGTGACCGCCACCCGCTTTATTTTTGGCTTCCTGGGCCCCCTGGCGGTGGTGGCCACCTGCCACGGTGCCCTTCTGTGCCGTGCGGCCCGACACCGCTGGCCGCTGGGCACGGCTGTAGTGGTGGGCTTTTTTGTGTGCTGGGCCCCCTACCACTCGCTGGGGCTGGTCCTCGCCGCGGCGGCCCCACACTCCACACTCCTGGCGCGCGCCCTGCGGGCTGAGCCCCTGATCGCCGGCGTCGCTCTGGCTCACAGCTGCCTCAACCCCATGCTTTTCCTGTATTTCGGAAGGACTCAACTGCGCAGGTCACTGCCGGCCGCGTGTCACTGGGCCCTGAGAGAGTCGCAGAGCAAGGATGCAAGTGTGGTCAGCAAGAAATCCACCAGCCACGACCTAGTCTCCGAGATGGAGGTGTAG